The following proteins are encoded in a genomic region of Apodemus sylvaticus chromosome 21, mApoSyl1.1, whole genome shotgun sequence:
- the LOC127671913 gene encoding pyrethroid hydrolase Ces2a-like isoform X1 produces the protein MPLVRLSGWPYVVACGLLLLLQHVHGQDSASPIRNTHTGQVRGSLVHVKDTKSDVHAFLGIPFAKPPVGPLRFAPPEDPEPWSGVRDGTAQPAMCLQSDMINLEGMKEMAMTMIPIPMSEDCLYLNIYTPAHAQEGSNLPVMVWIHGGALVVGSASMNDGSILAATEEIVIVAIQYRLGILGFFSTGDQHATGNWGYLDQVAALRWVQKNIAFFGGNRDRVTIFGGSAGGTSVSSHVVSPMSKGLFHGAIMQSGVALLPDLISDTSEVVYNTVANLSGCEVKDSAALVHCLRAKSKEEILAINKVFKVIPGVVDGKFLPKPPQELLASKDFDPVPSIIGVTTDEYGWIIPKFMGLYQIIEKITKETLPAILKSRAAQMMLPPGCSDLIMEEYMGDTEDSETLKAQFREMLADFMFVIPALRVAHFQRSQAPVYFYEFQHVPNFIKHARPSNVRADHGDDLVFIFGSYLWAMNLDLTEEEELLKRRVMKYWANFARNGNPNSEGLPYWPVMDQDEQYLQLNTQPAVGRTLKARRLQFWTKTLPQKIQELKGSQDKHAEL, from the exons ATGCCTTTGGTTAGACTTTCTGGTTGGCCGTATGTTGTAGCCTGTgggctcctgcttctcctccagcATGTGCATG GCCAGGACTCAGCCAGCCCcatcaggaacacacacacaggccaggtGAGAGGCAGCCTCGTCCACGTGAAAGACACTAAATCTGATGTCCATGCCTTCCTGGGAATTCCCTTTGCCAAGCCTCCTGTAGGACCACTGCGCTTTGCACCGCCCGAGGACCCTGAGCCATGGAGCGGTGTGAGAGACGGGACCGCACAGCCGGCCAT GTGTCTGCAGAGTGACATGATAAATTTGGAGGGTATGAAGGAGATGGCGATGACCATGATTCCCATTCCTATGTCTGAAGACTGCCTGTATCTCAACATCTACACACCAGCCCATGCCCAGGAAGGCTCTAATCTGCCT GTGATGGTCTGGATCCACGGTGGTGCACTGGTTGTAGGATCAGCTTCCATGAATGATGGATCTATACTGGCAGCCACTGAGGAAATAGTAATTGTTGCCATCCAGTATCGCTTGGGTATCCTTGGCTTCTTCAG CACTGGAGACCAGCATGCCACAGGCAACTGGGGATACCTGGACCAAGTGGCTGCCCTACGCTGGGTGCAGAAAAATATCGCTTTCTTTGGAGGCAACCGTGACAGGGTCACTATATTTGGTGGCTCAGCAGGTGGCACAAGTGTGTCTTCCCATGTTGTGTCCCCCATGTCCAAAGGACTCTTTCATGGAGCCATTATGCAGAGTGGAGTGGCCCTGCTGCCTGACCTCATCTCTGACACGTCTGAGGTGGTCTACAAT ACAGTAGCCAACCTGTCTGGTTGTGAAGTCAAGGACTCAGCAGCCCTGGTGCACTGCCTGCGAGCAAAGAGTAAAGAAGAGATCCTGGCTATTAACAAG GTCTTCAAGGTGATCCCTGGTGTGGTGGATGGGAAGTTCCTACCCAAGCCTCCTCAGGAGCTGTTGGCCTCTAAGGATTTTGACCCTGTCCCCAGCATCATTGGTGTCACCACAGATGAATATGGCTGGATAATCCCCAAG TTCATGGGCCTTtatcaaatcatagagaaaataaCCAAGGAGACCCTACCAGCTATTCTGAAGAGCAGAGCAGCACAGATG ATGCTGCCTCCAGGATGCAGTGACCTGATAATGGAAGAGTACATGGGGGACACTGAGGACTCAGAGACCCTGAAAGCACAGTTCAGAGAGATGCTGGCAGACTTCATGTTTGTGATCCCTGCTCTCCGAGTGGCACATTTCCAGC GTTCCCAGGCTCCTGTCTACTTCTATGAGTTCCAGCATGTGCCCAACTTCATCAAGCATGCCAGACCATCCAATGTGAGGGCAGACCATGGTGATGACCTTGTCTTTATCTTTGGCTCCTATTTGTGGGCCATGAATT TGGACctcactgaggaggaggagctgctgaAGAGGAGGGTGATGAAGTACTGGGCCAACTTTGCAAGAAATGG GAACCCCAACAGCGAGGGTCTACCCTACTGGCCAGTGATGGACCAAGATGAGCAGTACCTGCAGCTGAACACACAGCCTGCTGTGGGCCGAACCCTGAAGGCCAGAAGGTTGCAGTTCTGGACCAAGACTCTGCCCCAGAAGATCCAGGAGCTAAAGGGTTCTCAGGACAAGCATGCAGAGCTGTAG
- the LOC127671913 gene encoding pyrethroid hydrolase Ces2a-like isoform X3: MPLVRLSGWPYVVACGLLLLLQHVHGQDSASPIRNTHTGQVRGSLVHVKDTKSDVHAFLGIPFAKPPVGPLRFAPPEDPEPWSGVRDGTAQPAMCLQSDMINLEGMKEMAMTMIPIPMSEDCLYLNIYTPAHAQEGSNLPVMVWIHGGALVVGSASMNDGSILAATEEIVIVAIQYRLGILGFFSTGDQHATGNWGYLDQVAALRWVQKNIAFFGGNRDRVTIFGGSAGGTSVSSHVVSPMSKGLFHGAIMQSGVALLPDLISDTSEVVYNVFKVIPGVVDGKFLPKPPQELLASKDFDPVPSIIGVTTDEYGWIIPKFMGLYQIIEKITKETLPAILKSRAAQMMLPPGCSDLIMEEYMGDTEDSETLKAQFREMLADFMFVIPALRVAHFQRSQAPVYFYEFQHVPNFIKHARPSNVRADHGDDLVFIFGSYLWAMNLDLTEEEELLKRRVMKYWANFARNGNPNSEGLPYWPVMDQDEQYLQLNTQPAVGRTLKARRLQFWTKTLPQKIQELKGSQDKHAEL; encoded by the exons ATGCCTTTGGTTAGACTTTCTGGTTGGCCGTATGTTGTAGCCTGTgggctcctgcttctcctccagcATGTGCATG GCCAGGACTCAGCCAGCCCcatcaggaacacacacacaggccaggtGAGAGGCAGCCTCGTCCACGTGAAAGACACTAAATCTGATGTCCATGCCTTCCTGGGAATTCCCTTTGCCAAGCCTCCTGTAGGACCACTGCGCTTTGCACCGCCCGAGGACCCTGAGCCATGGAGCGGTGTGAGAGACGGGACCGCACAGCCGGCCAT GTGTCTGCAGAGTGACATGATAAATTTGGAGGGTATGAAGGAGATGGCGATGACCATGATTCCCATTCCTATGTCTGAAGACTGCCTGTATCTCAACATCTACACACCAGCCCATGCCCAGGAAGGCTCTAATCTGCCT GTGATGGTCTGGATCCACGGTGGTGCACTGGTTGTAGGATCAGCTTCCATGAATGATGGATCTATACTGGCAGCCACTGAGGAAATAGTAATTGTTGCCATCCAGTATCGCTTGGGTATCCTTGGCTTCTTCAG CACTGGAGACCAGCATGCCACAGGCAACTGGGGATACCTGGACCAAGTGGCTGCCCTACGCTGGGTGCAGAAAAATATCGCTTTCTTTGGAGGCAACCGTGACAGGGTCACTATATTTGGTGGCTCAGCAGGTGGCACAAGTGTGTCTTCCCATGTTGTGTCCCCCATGTCCAAAGGACTCTTTCATGGAGCCATTATGCAGAGTGGAGTGGCCCTGCTGCCTGACCTCATCTCTGACACGTCTGAGGTGGTCTACAAT GTCTTCAAGGTGATCCCTGGTGTGGTGGATGGGAAGTTCCTACCCAAGCCTCCTCAGGAGCTGTTGGCCTCTAAGGATTTTGACCCTGTCCCCAGCATCATTGGTGTCACCACAGATGAATATGGCTGGATAATCCCCAAG TTCATGGGCCTTtatcaaatcatagagaaaataaCCAAGGAGACCCTACCAGCTATTCTGAAGAGCAGAGCAGCACAGATG ATGCTGCCTCCAGGATGCAGTGACCTGATAATGGAAGAGTACATGGGGGACACTGAGGACTCAGAGACCCTGAAAGCACAGTTCAGAGAGATGCTGGCAGACTTCATGTTTGTGATCCCTGCTCTCCGAGTGGCACATTTCCAGC GTTCCCAGGCTCCTGTCTACTTCTATGAGTTCCAGCATGTGCCCAACTTCATCAAGCATGCCAGACCATCCAATGTGAGGGCAGACCATGGTGATGACCTTGTCTTTATCTTTGGCTCCTATTTGTGGGCCATGAATT TGGACctcactgaggaggaggagctgctgaAGAGGAGGGTGATGAAGTACTGGGCCAACTTTGCAAGAAATGG GAACCCCAACAGCGAGGGTCTACCCTACTGGCCAGTGATGGACCAAGATGAGCAGTACCTGCAGCTGAACACACAGCCTGCTGTGGGCCGAACCCTGAAGGCCAGAAGGTTGCAGTTCTGGACCAAGACTCTGCCCCAGAAGATCCAGGAGCTAAAGGGTTCTCAGGACAAGCATGCAGAGCTGTAG
- the LOC127671913 gene encoding pyrethroid hydrolase Ces2a-like isoform X2, translating to MPLVRLSGWPYVVACGLLLLLQHVHGQDSASPIRNTHTGQVRGSLVHVKDTKSDVHAFLGIPFAKPPVGPLRFAPPEDPEPWSGVRDGTAQPAMCLQSDMINLEGMKEMAMTMIPIPMSEDCLYLNIYTPAHAQEGSNLPVMVWIHGGALVVGSASMNDGSILAATEEIVIVAIQYRLGILGFFSTGDQHATGNWGYLDQVAALRWVQKNIAFFGGNRDRVTIFGGSAGGTSVSSHVVSPMSKGLFHGAIMQSGVALLPDLISDTSEVVYNVIANLSGCEVKDSAALVHCLRAKSKEEILAINKVFKVIPGVVDGKFLPKPPQELLASKDFDPVPSIIGVTTDEYGWIIPKFMGLYQIIEKITKETLPAILKSRAAQMMLPPGCSDLIMEEYMGDTEDSETLKAQFREMLADFMFVIPALRVAHFQRSQAPVYFYEFQHVPNFIKHARPSNVRADHGDDLVFIFGSYLWAMNLDLTEEEELLKRRVMKYWANFARNGNPNSEGLPYWPVMDQDEQYLQLNTQPAVGRTLKARRLQFWTKTLPQKIQELKGSQDKHAEL from the exons ATGCCTTTGGTTAGACTTTCTGGTTGGCCGTATGTTGTAGCCTGTgggctcctgcttctcctccagcATGTGCATG GCCAGGACTCAGCCAGCCCcatcaggaacacacacacaggccaggtGAGAGGCAGCCTCGTCCACGTGAAAGACACTAAATCTGATGTCCATGCCTTCCTGGGAATTCCCTTTGCCAAGCCTCCTGTAGGACCACTGCGCTTTGCACCGCCCGAGGACCCTGAGCCATGGAGCGGTGTGAGAGACGGGACCGCACAGCCGGCCAT GTGTCTGCAGAGTGACATGATAAATTTGGAGGGTATGAAGGAGATGGCGATGACCATGATTCCCATTCCTATGTCTGAAGACTGCCTGTATCTCAACATCTACACACCAGCCCATGCCCAGGAAGGCTCTAATCTGCCT GTGATGGTCTGGATCCACGGTGGTGCACTGGTTGTAGGATCAGCTTCCATGAATGATGGATCTATACTGGCAGCCACTGAGGAAATAGTAATTGTTGCCATCCAGTATCGCTTGGGTATCCTTGGCTTCTTCAG CACTGGAGACCAGCATGCCACAGGCAACTGGGGATACCTGGACCAAGTGGCTGCCCTACGCTGGGTGCAGAAAAATATCGCTTTCTTTGGAGGCAACCGTGACAGGGTCACTATATTTGGTGGCTCAGCAGGTGGCACAAGTGTGTCTTCCCATGTTGTGTCCCCCATGTCCAAAGGACTCTTTCATGGAGCCATTATGCAGAGTGGAGTGGCCCTGCTGCCTGACCTCATCTCTGACACGTCTGAGGTGGTCTACAATGTAA TAGCCAACCTGTCTGGTTGTGAAGTCAAGGACTCAGCAGCCCTGGTGCACTGCCTGCGAGCAAAGAGTAAAGAAGAGATCCTGGCTATTAACAAG GTCTTCAAGGTGATCCCTGGTGTGGTGGATGGGAAGTTCCTACCCAAGCCTCCTCAGGAGCTGTTGGCCTCTAAGGATTTTGACCCTGTCCCCAGCATCATTGGTGTCACCACAGATGAATATGGCTGGATAATCCCCAAG TTCATGGGCCTTtatcaaatcatagagaaaataaCCAAGGAGACCCTACCAGCTATTCTGAAGAGCAGAGCAGCACAGATG ATGCTGCCTCCAGGATGCAGTGACCTGATAATGGAAGAGTACATGGGGGACACTGAGGACTCAGAGACCCTGAAAGCACAGTTCAGAGAGATGCTGGCAGACTTCATGTTTGTGATCCCTGCTCTCCGAGTGGCACATTTCCAGC GTTCCCAGGCTCCTGTCTACTTCTATGAGTTCCAGCATGTGCCCAACTTCATCAAGCATGCCAGACCATCCAATGTGAGGGCAGACCATGGTGATGACCTTGTCTTTATCTTTGGCTCCTATTTGTGGGCCATGAATT TGGACctcactgaggaggaggagctgctgaAGAGGAGGGTGATGAAGTACTGGGCCAACTTTGCAAGAAATGG GAACCCCAACAGCGAGGGTCTACCCTACTGGCCAGTGATGGACCAAGATGAGCAGTACCTGCAGCTGAACACACAGCCTGCTGTGGGCCGAACCCTGAAGGCCAGAAGGTTGCAGTTCTGGACCAAGACTCTGCCCCAGAAGATCCAGGAGCTAAAGGGTTCTCAGGACAAGCATGCAGAGCTGTAG